One window of the Prinia subflava isolate CZ2003 ecotype Zambia chromosome 25, Cam_Psub_1.2, whole genome shotgun sequence genome contains the following:
- the STX19 gene encoding syntaxin-19 has protein sequence MRDRLQELKLRAKELQIAGENNGATVQEEEQEEFEQQAIIYEKEPITERHLHEIQKLQNEINNLVEEVNKFSQQQKSLVSSMRRFSVLKKESNIAREIKIQAEHVRKCLDELLGTVRKAENEHGPARATVRILAAQHAFLSHRYLQAMLSYNEAITAKQDKCRTFILRQLEVAGKEVSEEEVNDMLQQGKWEIFNENLLTEVKITKAQLSEIEQRHKELVNLENQIKDMKELFIQISLLVEEQGEMINNIEICMNNTQEYTQVSKEKFGLAVRYKKRNPCKAICCWCCPCCR, from the coding sequence ATGAGAGATCGTCTGCAAGAGCTCAAACTGAGGGCTAAGGAACTACAGATAGCTGGGGAAAACAATGGTGCAACTGTACaagaagaggagcaggaggagttTGAACAGCAGGCCATTATTTATGAAAAGGAGCCCATAACTGAAAGGCACTTGCATGAAATCCAGAAGCTCCAGAACGAAATTAACAATCTGGTGGAAGAAGTCAATAAATTCagccaacaacaaaaaagcctcGTGTCTTCAATGAGACGATTCAGCGTTCTCAAGAAGGAATCTAACATTGCAAGGGAGATCAAAATTCAAGCAGAGCACGTACGCAAATGTTTGGATGAACTGTTAGGGACAGTGAGGAAAGCTGAGAATGAGCACGGGCCGGCCCGAGCCACGGTGAGGATCCTGGCTGCCCAGCACGCCTTCCTGTCCCACCGCTACCTCCAGGCCATGCTCTCCTACAACGAGGCCATCACTGCCAAGCAGGACAAGTGCAGGACGTTCATCCTCCGCCAGCTCGAGGTAGCTGGTAAAGAGGTGTCCGAGGAGGAAGTCAATGACATGCTCCAGCAGGGAAAATGGGAGATTTTCAATGAAAATCTACTCACTGAAGTCAAGATTACTAAAGCTCAGCTGTCAGAGATTgagcagagacacaaagaaCTGGTCAATCTGGAGAATCAGatcaaagacatgaaagaactCTTTATCCAGATCTCACTTCTGGTGGAGGAGCAAGGGGAGATGATCAACAACATAGAAATCTGCATGAACAACACCCAAGAATATACTCAAGTATCTAAAGAAAAGTTTGGGCTTGCAGTCAggtataaaaaaagaaacccttgCAAAGCAATTTGCTGCTGGTGTTGTCCGTGCTGCAGATGA